Proteins encoded by one window of Bactrocera oleae isolate idBacOlea1 chromosome 4, idBacOlea1, whole genome shotgun sequence:
- the Letm1 gene encoding mitochondrial proton/calcium exchanger protein produces MNTFVRHQPKILRSGQTWMTFSKNGNRKYSTPQYLPRYALRRLNGSSSLWTGGSCTGAQVGMQSMLLSRWNDISESSYHTESSSFYYTTRKFHLSRRLGENASSKVEVTVKTMKEKQKEKVEEIIKEASAPAVTKAVGEPVETGKAIAAEPPKAVVAKKSLGTRVWEELVHYYHGFRLLFIDINISRKLLWRILNGKTLTRRENKLLLRTTSDLFRLIPFSVFLIVPFMELLLPFFIRFFPGMLPSTFQTAKDREDKLKQSLQVRLEMAKFLQKTLDEMAVQHKDHRSEDAKQFAEFFEKIKDPKEHVTIEEIIKFAKRFEDEVTLDSLSREQLAALCRVLELNTMGTSNLLRFQLRVKLRSLAADDRVIAREGVDALDLFELQQACKARGMRAYGLTSEKLRSQLQEWIDLSLNEKVPPTLLLLSRALLISDETATTHKLVETIRVLPEAVATKTKEKIGESEGKIDNKTKIEVLKEEERKIREEREEEREAEKAKLEEEKAKANEELLSKVPYLHSSTSSITEERKQAEASNNISSKDVELLSDALKSLSTDKKMMVEKETLKDLKEELEDYKEDVEELREVRNVVKEPVHESRAAKLLFKKVNSMIGHLDKVLVDLEKKRESKQKKIKASSEEVLAGPLQSQELMQDEDTVHIEELMNTIKKLQKTSDETRLKQIEKVLSKIDADKDGMITVDEVLNVVEAISRDNVNLSDKQIEELVTLLDKENIIEAEERLEKAIAKSIKLAEKQIKDQQKQVEEQKASDVLQDTAPELKDNAKDLSADCQTKIVKTEVSNEKSPLLEAAEKQKEKILPKNDISAQIPQQPLPAPPPPTTANQVNPKDKML; encoded by the exons ATTCCACGCCACAATATTTACCACGCTATGCGCTGCGACGACTCAACGGCAGTTCCAGTTTATGGACGGGTGGCAGTTGCACCGGTGCACAAGTTGGAATGCAGTCAATGTTGCTTTCCCGTTGGAATGATATCAGTGAATCCAGCTATCACACTGAGAGCAGCAGCTTTTATTACACAACAAGAAAATTCCATTTATCACGTCGTTTAGGTGAAAATGCTTCGTCAAAAGTTGAGGTGACCGTCAAAACGAtgaaggaaaaacaaaaagaaaaggtGGAAGAGATCATAAAGGAAGCAAGCGCTCCGGCTGTTACTAAAGCGGTCGGCGAACCGGTAGAAACTGGAAAAGCCATTGCTGCCGAACCGCCAAAAGCTGTTGTCGCTAAAAAGTCGTTAGGCACACGTGTCTGGGAGGAATTGGTGCATTATTATCATGGATTCCGGCTGCTTTTTATCGATATAAATATTTCACGTAAACTACTGTGGCGTATACTTAATGGAAAGACGCTTACGCGTCGTGAGAATAAACTACTTTTGCGTACCACCTCTGATCTGTTCCGACTGATACCCTTTTCGGTGTTCCTAATCGTGCCGTTCATGGAATTGCTCTTGCCGTTCTTTATACGTTTCTTTCCGGGCATGTTACCGTCCACGTTCCAAACTGCCAAGGATCGCGAAGACAAATTGAAGCAATCGCTACAAGTACGTCTCGAGATGGCGAAATTCCTACAAAAAACGCTAGACGAAATGGCTGTGCAGCATAAGGATCACAGAAGTGAGGATGCCAAACAATTTGCGGAATTCTTCGAAAAAATAAAGGATCCCAAAGAGCATGTAACGATTGAGGAGATCATCAAGTTCGCCAAACGCTTCGAGGATGAAGTCACATTGGACTCATTGTCACGCGAACAATTGGCCGCTTTGTGTCGCGTGCTCGAGCTTAACACCATGGGCACCAGTAATTTGCTGCGCTTTCAATTACGCGTTAAATTGCGTTCGCTCGCCGCTGATGATCGTGTAATAGCGCGTGAAGGTGTCGACGCCTTGGATCTATTTGAATTGCAGCAGGCTTGTAAGGCACGCGGTATGCGTGCCTATGGGCTGACATCGGAAAAATTGCGTTCACAGCTGCAGGAATGGATTGATCTGTCGCTAAATGAAAAGGTACCACCGACGTTACTCTTATTGTCACGTGCACTACTGATTTCCGACGAAACCGCGACAACGCACAAACTGGTCGAAACCATTCGTGTACTACCCGAAGCAGTGGCCACAAAGACAAAGGAAAAGATTGGCGAAAGCGAAGGAAAAATTGATAACAAAACCAAGATTGAAGTGCTTAAAGAAGAAGAGCGTAAAATTAGAGAGGAGCGCGAGGAAGAACGCGAGGCTGAAAAGGCCAAATTGGAAGAGGAGAAGGCAAAGGCAAACGAAGAATTGCTCAGCAAAGTACCCTATTTACATTCTAGCACTTCGTCTATCACTGAGGAACGCAAACAAGCCGAAGCAAGCAATAACATATCCTCAAAAGACGTGGAATTACTGTCCGATGCGCTAAAATCATTGTCGACAGACAAGAAGATGATGGTTGAGAAAGAGACACTGAAAGATCTCAAAGAGGAACTTGAAGATTACAAAGAAGATGTGGAAGAACTGCGTGAAGTGCGCAATGTGGTGAAGGAACCAGTGCACGAGAGTCGCGCAGCGAAATTGCTCTTCAAGAAGGTGAATAGCATGATAGGACACTTGGATAAGGTGTTAGTGGATTTGGAGAAGAAACGCGAAAGTaagcaaaagaaaattaaagctaGCTCTGAAGAAGTTTTGGCGGGACCGTTACAAAGTCAGGAACTTATGCAAGATGAGGATACTGTGCACATCGAAGAGCTTATGAATACCATTAAGAAG TTGCAAAAGACTTCCGATGAAACGCGCTTGAAGCAAATCGAAAAAGTACTAAGCAAAATCGACGCCGACAAAGATGGCATGATCACCGTGGATGAAGTGCTGAAT GTCGTTGAAGCGATCAGTCGCGATAATGTCAACTTGTCGGACAAACAAATCGAGGAATTGGTGACATTACTCGATAAGGAGAACATCATAGAGGCGGAGGAACGTTTGGAGAAGGCCATTGCGAAGAGCATTAAATTGgcagaaaaacaaattaaagatCAACAAAAACAGGTGGAAGAACAGAAGGCCTCAGATGTACTGCAGGATACTGCACCTGAATTGAAGGATAATGCCAAGGACTTGAGTGCGGATTGTCAAACGAAGATTGTAAAAACGGAG GTAAGCAACGAAAAGAGTCCATTATTGGAGGCTGCAGAAAAGCAAAAGGAGAAGATACTCCCGAAAAATGATATATCCGCGCAAATACCACAACAACCGCTACCcgcaccaccaccaccaacaaCAGCGAACCAAGTGAATCCAAAAGATAAAATGCTATGA
- the RhoGAP54D gene encoding serine-rich adhesin for platelets — translation MDIDYVNLNRLSDAEIATHMRKLNYEKFKSLVRMHLSFELDLNTDEFDLPCHEIVYEDKGKLKKWNRLSKKQKHGAAGCTSSGSKGSISAENSPVEALYQQINAGFLMHLQELKAFLMLEKNITQEGIFRKTGSASRQNELRQQVQNDKPLDLEGGGYSAHDCATIFKGYLADLPEPLLTDAHYPAHQQIAPLCLGSGSCSSSSTGTLTRPHNPERIKREQHLLNSIQLLLLLLPDENRQLLQHIIEILNAVAAREQENKMTPENLATIFAPHLICPRQLPPEALHYISKTMSSIIAYMVCKGQEIFEMPAKLSTDIRAYFVERKRKKTMSPEQTLDESISDMSTVNTVYTFVDREKTAAAHTANNTDTELAQLYAHIQSLPESSKKRRLIKQFNKQNGQGTPLQLVVMNRLKGTDASRSAKSIGDSIKKHIFHKSLISRTPKRPATTTATTPAGVETPNFANTHKNPKMRILFRSPAPSQSSSNYSVANTPIRSTATTTTTQSTHAINRTLTNTPTSSCNSSNTSLSNTPYSIKSLQQHPLHKSISSNSLLSHSSITQQRKLTLQHHNNDEVSESSSLSSTSSDGMPLAAAPKYDCSVSAPVSRQNSDESNVAQSATNRLAVRWNANCCTPLKFVSHAAKQLAAHVDVTSADVRKTVAWDDAQLLNIEEISNPGTPIQQNSAEYKSRYKSEPNLSYASEVVNSATAGAQVSVTKYANGSRSLTRKLMKGVSMGNLKFSFATPESTKRLVRTVSSTLRRRSAGDDELPKVGAHNKAEQLIAVAASESLEDLDDENFVDNPNDQLDSDSESAVDDDEEEGQEEADNYESAYRAVHDIGVTVVDGRSSNSNSSDNSNTRYHKQLLLQQCGVYRSMELITSTPSLLLGRRSMSPITKSTQRMPKSMQESIMTPRSRKPVMVLTTNTHSSSDQNQTICQTDYASFREQDEDESRHSRNSADFTQIEISEIDAAPHLQCEDATSLDSYTELMRARQPVLAALTHDERSVAKVDALSSNFKEYLRSRSVLTASPVDSSFSSQPDDFCSPQNIEDLNDSQLSPSLLYCLDGHEPDEVAIDSDKLIKPKNDAYAQQMTNVNSTIVKATADGSKCCTPHNSYYRNRLFAMNNARKRAANSEYSKITQTPIITAATAPNSSDMAHAGNNSTKATANKENIELVDGYLRSRKLLISEYPGETSF, via the exons ATGGATATTGATTATGTGAATTTAAATCGACTCTCGGATGCCGAGATAGCAACGCATATGCGcaaattaaattatgaaaaattcaagtCGCTGGTGCGTATGCATCTATCCTTTGAACTCGATTTGAATACAGATGA ATTTGACTTACCTTGTCATGAGATTGTTTATGAAGATAaaggaaaactgaaaaaatggAATCGTTTATCTAAAAAGCAGAAACATGGCGCGGCGGGCTGCACAAGCTCAGGTTCAAAGGGCTCAATTAGTGCAGAGAATAGTCCGGTAGAAGCATTGTATCAACAAATTAACGCTGGATTCTTGATGCATCTGCAGGAGCTAAAAGCTTTCCTAATGCTTGAGAAAA ATATAACGCAAGAAGGCATTTTCCGCAAAACCGGCTCAGCATCTCGACAAAATGAGCTACGTCAGCAAGTACAAAATGACAAACCGCTCGATTTAGAAGGCGGTGGCTATTCAGCACACGATTGTGCTACCATATTCAAAGGTTATTTAGCCGACTTACCGGAACCACTGCTCACAGACGCTCATTACCCGGCACATCAACAAATAGCGCCGCTATGTCTGGGATCAGGTTCGTGCAGTAGCAGCAGTACAGGCACTTTAACACGCCCCCATAATCCGGAACGTATTAAGCGTGAGCAACACCTGCTCAATTCGATACAGCTGCTATTACTGTTGCTGCCCGATGAAAATCGCCAATTGCTACAGCACATAATAGAAATTCTAAATGCTGTGGCTGCGCGtgagcaagaaaataaaatgacaCCAGAAAATTTAGCTACAATTTTCGCACCGCATCTGATTTGTCCACGCCAACTGCCGCCAGAGGCACTACACTATATATCCAAAACGATGTCTAGCATTATCGCTTATATGGTTTGTAAGGGACAAGAGATATTCGAAATGCCTGCAAAATTATCAACAGACATACGTGCCTATTTCGTGGAACGTAAACGCAAAAAGACCATGTCACCGGAACAAACATTAGATGAGTCCATATCGGACATGTCAACGGTGAATACGGTGTATACATTTGTGGATCGGGAGAAAACAGCAGCGGCGCATACGGCCAACAATACAGATACCGAGTTGGCGCAACTGTACGCGCATATACAAAGCTTGCCGGAGTCTTCTAAGAAGCGTCGTCTCATCAAACAATTCAATAAACAGAATGGACAGG GTACACCGCTCCAATTGGTGGTTATGAATCGATTGAAGGGCACAGATGCGTCGCGCAGCGCCAAATCTATAGGCGACTCTATCAAGAAACACATTTTCCATAAAAGTCTCATCTCAAGAACACCCAAACGTCCAGCTACCACTACTGCAACAACACCAGCTGGCGTTGAA aCCCCAAATTTCGCAAATACACACAAAAATCCAAAAATGCGGATACTATTCCGCAGCCCCGCGCCCTCACAAAGCAGCAGCAACTACTCGGTTGCCAATACACCAATCAGatctacagcaacaacaaccaccacccAATCTACGCATGCCATTAATCGCACGCTCACTAACACACCAACATCTTCATGTAACTCCTCGAATACCTCATTGTCCAACACACCGTATTCCATTAAATCACTACAACAACATCCATTACATAAATCGATCTCATCAAATTCACTGCTTTCGCACTCGTCTATAACGCAACAGCGCAAATTGACACTGCAACACCATAACAACGATGAAGTGTCTGAATCTTCTTCCCTCTCCTCAACCAGCAGCGATGGTATGCCACTGGCAGCAGCGCCGAAGTACGACTGCTCCGTTTCCGCACCCGTCAGTCGTCAGAATTCGGACGAAAGTAATGTGGCCCAAAGCGCCACCAACCGTTTAGCCGTACGCTGGAATGCCAATTGCTGTACGCCACTGAAGTTCGTTTCACATGCTGCCAAACAGCTAGCTGCACACGTGGACGTCACTAGCGCGGATGTGCGCAAAACGGTCGCTTGGGATGACGCGCAACTCTTAAACATAGAGGAGATCTCGAATCCCGGCACACCCATACAACAAAATTCGGCCGAATACAAGTCGCGCTACAAATCGGAACCGAATCTGAGTTACGCCAGTGAGGTTGTCAACTCGGCGACGGCCGGTGCGCAAGTGAGCGTTACAAAGTATGCGAATGGCAGCCGTTCGTTGACACGCAAACTCATGAAAGGTGTAAGTATGGGCAATTTGAAGTTCTCTTTTGCCACACCAGAGTCCACGAAGCGGCTGGTACGTACTGTCTCCTCTACGTTGCGTAGACGGTCGGCAGGCGACGATGAGCTACCGAAAGTAGGCGCGCACAACAAAGCAGAGCAACTAATAGCGGTTGCGGCGAGCGAGAGTTTAGAGGATTTGGACGATGAAAACTTTGTAGATAACCCCAATGATCAGTTGGACAGCGATAGCGAATCAGCTGTGGATGATGATGAGGAAGAGGGACAGGAGGAGGCAGATAACTACGAGAGCGCTTATAGAGCAGTGCATGATATTGGCGTTACTGTCGTGGATGGGCGTAGTAGCAATAGCAACTCGAGTGACAACAGCAACACACGCTATCACAAGCAGCTTTTGCTGCAACAGTGTGGCGTTTATAGAAGTATGGAATTAATAACGAGCACGCCATCATTACTGCTCGGCAGGCGCTCAATGTCGCCGATTACGAAGTCTACACAGCGCATGCCCAAATCAATGCAG GAATCTATAATGACACCACGCTCACGCAAACCTGTCATGGTGCTAACCACAAACACGCACAGTTCCAGCGATCAAAACCAGACGATTTGTCAAACGGACTACGCCAGTTTTCGGGAGCAGGACGAGGATGAGAGCAGACATAGCCGCAACAGCGCCGACTTCACGCAAATCGAAATCAGTGAAATAGATGCAGCGCCGCATTTGCAATGCGAGGATGCCACCTCGTTGGACAGTTACACCGAATTGATGCGTGCGCGTCAACCAGTCTTGGCTGCGCTGACACACGACGAACGCAGTGTGGCGAAGGTTGATGCACTAAGCAGTAATTTTAA AGAATATTTACGCAGTCGTAGCGTACTCACCGCTAGTCCAGTTGACTCGTCGTTCTCTAGTCAACCCGATGATTTCTGTTCACCACAGAATATTGAAGATTTGAATGACTCACAATTGAGCCCAAGCTTACTGTATTGCCTCGACGGCCATGAACCCGATGAAGTTGCAATAGACAgcgataaattaattaaaccaaaaaacgaTGCGTATGCGCAGCAAATGACAAACGTAAATAGCACGATTGTAAAAGCTACAGCTGATGGCAGCAAATGTTGCACGCCACATAATTCGTATTATCGCAATCGGCTGTTCGCCATGAACAATGCACGAAAACGTGCTGCTAACAGCGAATACAGCAAGATTACACAAACTCCTATAATAACGGCTGCCACAGCGCCGAACAGCAGCGACATGGCGCACGCTGGCAATAACAGTACAAAGGCGACAGCAAACAAAGAGAATATAGAACTTGTGGACGGCTACTTGCGCTCCAGAAAACTGCTCATAAGCGAGTATCCCGGCGAAACATCATTTTAA